From Lewinellaceae bacterium:
GGAGGAAAGGTGGAAGGCAAGCCCTCCCTTTTCCAGGCGTTTTTCAAAGGGTATCCTGTTTCTGCGGTTGAACCGGGCTGCCCGGCTGGGGTCTTTTTCGGGAACAACAACGGTGGTGTCCCCCGCAGTGGTGCCGTCCGTGCTTTCAGATGGTTGGCCTCCTGAGCAGCTCCAGAGGAGGGTGCTGCACAGGCATAGAAAGAAAATCGTTTGCTTCATTTATCGCAGTTTATTTTCTAATCGTCCGTCATCTTGAACGTATTCAGGAATCCGGTATGGAAATCTCCCTTGCGGAAGTTTTCATCTTTCATCAACCGCTGGTGAAAAGGGACGGTAGTTTTCACCCCTTCGATGATGAATTCATCCAGCGCTCTTTCCATTTTGGTGATGCACTCTTCGCGGGTAGGCGCGCGGCAGATGAGCTTGGCGATCATCGAATCGTAGTAGGGCGGGATGGTGTAGCCGGCGTAAACGTGGGTATCGACCCGTACCCCGTGGCCTTTGGAACTGTGGAAGGAGGAGATTTTTCCCGGGCTGGGCCGAAAGCCATTAAACGGGTCTTCGGCGTTGATCCGGCACTCGATGGCGTGGGCGTTCGGATAATAGTTGCCTCCGGTGATCAGTTCTCCGGCGGCGATCTTGATCTGTTCTTTGATGAGGTCGTGGTCGATCACTTCTTCGGTCACCGGATGTTCCACCTGTATGCGGGTGTTCATCTCCATGAAGTAGAAGTTGCGGTGTTTATCGACCAGGAATTCGACGGTGCCGACGCCTTCATAGTCGATGGCCTCGCCGGCCAGCACGGCGGCGTCGCCCATTTTTTTGCGCAGGTCGTCGGTCATAAAAGGCGAGGGGCATTCCTCGACCAGTTTCTGGTGGCGGCGCTGTATGGAGCAATCGCGTTCGGAGAGGTGGATGACCTTGCCCTTCTGGTCGCCCGCGATCTGAAATTCAATATGGCGGGGTTCTTCCAGGAATTTCTCGATGTAGATGCCGTCGTTGCCGAAAGAAGCTTTGGCCTCCTGGCGGGCCCGGTCCCAGTTGTTTTCAAAATCCTTTTCTTCCCAGACGATGCGCATTCCTTTGCCTCCTCCGCCGGCGGTAGCTTTGATGATGATGGGGTAGCCGACCTCGGCAGCGATTTTTTTGCCCTGTTTCGGGTCTTTCACCAGGCCGTCGGAGCCGGGAATCACGGGCACGCCTGCCTTGATCATGGTCTCCTTGGCAGTGACCTTGTCTCCCATTTTGCGGATTTGGGCGGGGGTGGGGCCGATAAACTTGATGCCGTATTCTGCGCAGACCTCGGCGAAATCGGCATTCTCCGCCAGGAAACCGTAACCCGGGTGGATGGCGTCGGCGTTGGTAATTTCCACGGCAGCCATTATCCGGGGTACGCTCAGGTAGGATTCGGCGGAAGAGGGCGGGCCGATGCAAACGGCCTCGTCGGCGAAGCGCACGTGGAGGCTCTCCCGGTCGGCGGTGGAGTAGACCGCTACGGTTTTGATTCCCATTTCCCGGCAGGTACGGATAATACGCAAAGCGATTTCGCCGCGGTTGGCGATGAGTATTTTTTCGAACATACTTTTTCAATTGAGGTGCTGCAACATGAGCCGGCCCGTTTCTGAAACAGAGAAC
This genomic window contains:
- the accC gene encoding acetyl-CoA carboxylase biotin carboxylase subunit, which translates into the protein MFEKILIANRGEIALRIIRTCREMGIKTVAVYSTADRESLHVRFADEAVCIGPPSSAESYLSVPRIMAAVEITNADAIHPGYGFLAENADFAEVCAEYGIKFIGPTPAQIRKMGDKVTAKETMIKAGVPVIPGSDGLVKDPKQGKKIAAEVGYPIIIKATAGGGGKGMRIVWEEKDFENNWDRARQEAKASFGNDGIYIEKFLEEPRHIEFQIAGDQKGKVIHLSERDCSIQRRHQKLVEECPSPFMTDDLRKKMGDAAVLAGEAIDYEGVGTVEFLVDKHRNFYFMEMNTRIQVEHPVTEEVIDHDLIKEQIKIAAGELITGGNYYPNAHAIECRINAEDPFNGFRPSPGKISSFHSSKGHGVRVDTHVYAGYTIPPYYDSMIAKLICRAPTREECITKMERALDEFIIEGVKTTVPFHQRLMKDENFRKGDFHTGFLNTFKMTDD